From one Gemella morbillorum genomic stretch:
- a CDS encoding FAD-dependent oxidoreductase: MKRGKKMLTIILITIVALGLITWGVFAFLGRSQTLSVKSIENASADLYVVRLEKPDNMTWEPGSYVKVTIPEVKDSKQNNRWLTIASNPEEKEIMILTHNRGSVYKKNLTSLQVGAKVEVSWLGGNLDIADNQEPIICFASDVGVAAMRPIVKEWNSKRTIILNHLDKGVNIFNNELIELSNKGKDFTYETSKSIEQSQEKLKKAVGIYGNNAIYLLSGQPDDVKIMEKFLENNGINKKKIKTDSFRGLK, translated from the coding sequence ATGAAAAGAGGTAAAAAAATGTTAACTATTATTCTTATTACAATAGTAGCTCTAGGGCTAATAACGTGGGGAGTATTTGCATTTCTTGGACGTAGTCAAACTTTATCGGTCAAATCAATAGAAAACGCTAGCGCTGATCTATATGTTGTTCGCTTGGAAAAACCAGATAATATGACTTGGGAACCAGGGTCTTACGTGAAAGTCACCATACCTGAAGTAAAGGATAGCAAGCAAAATAACAGATGGCTTACTATTGCATCTAATCCTGAAGAAAAAGAGATTATGATTTTAACACATAATAGAGGGAGTGTTTATAAGAAAAACTTGACTAGTTTGCAGGTGGGAGCGAAAGTTGAGGTGAGTTGGTTAGGTGGAAACTTAGATATTGCAGATAATCAAGAACCTATTATTTGTTTTGCATCTGATGTTGGCGTTGCAGCAATGAGACCGATTGTTAAAGAATGGAACTCTAAACGTACAATTATACTTAATCATCTAGATAAAGGGGTGAATATTTTTAATAACGAACTGATAGAGTTATCAAATAAAGGAAAAGATTTTACTTATGAAACTAGTAAGAGTATAGAACAAAGTCAAGAAAAACTAAAAAAAGCAGTGGGTATATATGGGAACAATGCTATATATTTATTGTCGGGCCAACCTGATGATGTTAAAATTATGGAAAAATTTTTAGAAAATAACGGAATAAATAAGAAAAAAATAAAAACAGATAGTTTCAGAGGTCTGAAGTAA
- a CDS encoding LPXTG cell wall anchor domain-containing protein has product MIFTNKYNKPDKPATETPDGSNDPEPKKTLPNTGATDSPVLPGLLGFALMTVSAFLYRAKNNN; this is encoded by the coding sequence GTGATATTTACAAATAAATATAACAAACCAGACAAACCAGCAACAGAAACTCCTGATGGTTCAAATGATCCAGAACCTAAAAAAACATTACCAAATACAGGGGCTACTGATTCACCAGTATTACCAGGTCTTTTAGGATTTGCACTTATGACAGTATCTGCATTCTTATACCGTGCTAAAAATAATAACTAA
- a CDS encoding TetR/AcrR family transcriptional regulator, which yields MDKKQSLKQAAYNVFSNKGYKATAISEVAKQAGMAVGSFYNYYESKEEIFLDVYIDENNRIRQVIMNDIDWQGDVVELIGQLFGQSRSLVSSNKILAEWYNPAISNELHSYYSSEEGRESNPFHQFLIETFTKRMLKEGYSQEKIQEVLEVYHLFYYIDMNITEKDVPNVNQTIETLATYFVKGLFK from the coding sequence TTGGATAAAAAACAATCATTAAAGCAAGCTGCTTATAATGTTTTTTCTAATAAAGGCTATAAAGCAACAGCTATTTCAGAAGTTGCAAAACAGGCAGGTATGGCAGTTGGTTCTTTTTATAATTATTACGAAAGTAAAGAAGAAATCTTTCTAGATGTTTATATAGATGAAAATAATCGTATTCGACAAGTTATAATGAATGATATAGATTGGCAAGGAGATGTTGTTGAGCTTATAGGTCAACTTTTTGGTCAATCAAGAAGTTTGGTTTCATCTAATAAAATTTTAGCAGAATGGTATAATCCTGCTATTTCTAACGAGTTACATAGCTATTATTCTTCAGAGGAAGGTAGGGAGTCGAATCCATTCCACCAGTTTTTAATAGAAACATTTACTAAACGTATGTTGAAGGAAGGGTACTCTCAAGAAAAAATCCAAGAGGTTTTAGAAGTTTATCATCTTTTTTACTATATAGACATGAATATTACAGAAAAAGATGTACCCAACGTTAATCAGACAATAGAAACCTTAGCAACTTATTTTGTAAAAGGATTATTTAAATAA